TGTGTCAGTTTTGTAAATAGTAAGCCCGTAGTAGCTTTATTCATTTTAGATGTCTGCATTCAGCTGATTGAAATCGGCTTGTTCTGCCAACTTTTGAATAAGGTTAGCCCATATGCAGTATGTAGAACTTATTATTAGGCTTAAGATTGTGAAATGGATGCTTCTTGCAGGACAAACCTTAGTCATTAATAAATGCGTCACATACTGGGTTCAACATACTTCTTGTATCCACTGAAAAAACACAAAGCCACACTGACAATTCTCCTTCTGGTTTGGAATTGAAAACCTTTCTTCTAAATACAGAATGTTCTAAGGCCTTCCAATTAGCTATTGAGCTGTCCTTAATTTGCTACATGAGGAATCTGGAGTCACAGACTGTACCACTTGCTCTTGATTGTTGCTTTTGTATCAGAAGGGGCTGAAGTCCATTTGGTGACATGCTGTTCTTGCCAAATGCTCAGTTCATAGTGGCTGATGCTGTTACATGCAGCAGTGCTTAGAGTTGATAGAAACTAGTGCAGACCCTTTCTGTCCTTGCCTTCAAAAAGGGTGGAATAATAAAACCACTGAAACCAAATACAACTTGAGCTTGGAGTCCTTTGTAGCTAAGGACATCCACCTGCATCCCAATATTTCCATATCGCCTACCTTCGGGGGCTGAGCAACCCCCCTGCAGTATTCATGGGTGTGGATCGAGGTAACGCTGTGTGGTTGCTGTAGCAACAGGGAGCTTGTCCTTTGCATCACACGGTTTGGAACGTGGCTGAAGGGGTTGGAggagacagcagcagtgcttggCTTTAGCATTTATCTCCCTTGGGTTTATTTACTCTctcctttctttaaaacaggACAAGAAAGACTTGTATGAACCTGTCTGTAGCATCCCCATTATCACATCtccaaaggaagaagagagactGATAGAATCATCAATGAAAGTAACTGCTTTTCCACAACTACGCAGTGAGAAACTGATTTTTTGCTACGTCTTCGTACACAGACCTtaaccttttctgctttttccctttctttcctaaCAGCCTGTTGTTAAGCTGCTTTATAACAGAAGCAACAATAAATACTCCTACACCAGGTACGTCAGGCTTTTTCCCCACTGGAATGGGGAAGTTTCCCTTTGACTGTGGGAGTGGAGGAGGATGTGGGATGACCtaacttgggtttttttgcttacaACATTGCTCTTCTAAGGATTTGAGTGCAGTTAGTTTCGAGTGATGTGTATCTGAATGGGGTGTGAACACAGCAGACTGTATCCACTGAAGTTTAGTGTACAGTTCAGTTGTGTAAGAAACATGAACAGAGACAAGGGACAAGAGATAAGAACAACGGTTATTAATATTGGCTGAAACTAGGTATAACTTCAGTAATGCAACACAAACCAGTAACCAGAGCATTACCTTGTCGATGCAATGCTTTGATCCCTACCTCATCAGCTTAGCTTGATTTTTTGAGTCTGCAGGTACCTCTGACAGCACTCTTTGACCTACAGACGTTTTTGGTGCTCCAGTGCCTCTAAATGAATTAATTATTTGGTTACAAAGGGAAGTACCTATTCTGCTCAGGAGCAACCCAGATAGGGCCAGGGCAAGAATTGACTGGCTTTCCTCCTATATAAAGAAACATTATATGTTTAGTTTTATGCTGTAAATATCATGATCCCTTTGTTAAGATGCTACCACAATGGCTTTGGGTTTTCCCTAGCCAGTCATTGAGGAGATGTGAGTAATCCTTTATGCTGTGCAAAGTCctcattttcagccttttccatCTGAGATGCAATCTTGGAAGTTTTTTTCTCTAGACAGTGTCTGGCTGTCAAGAGAGATGGATTCTAACAATCATGGTATTTCAGGTAGTGGGGAAATGCTACCTGCGGGAgtgctgaagagcagcagcctggcttcAGCAGACTGCATTCTGTATCTGCCGTATTGGATTCCTCCCTGTGTTACTCTTTAGCTTACAGCTGTGATGCtaaagcagcacagaggagcacATTATTCACCCTGgtctggaaatgaaaatgtacCAGTAAGGAGAACAACAGAAACCTAGGTACCAGGAGGTGCTGGTATCTCAGCTAGCTGGAGGGTTCCAATTATACCTTGCACATGAATCTGCATGCCTTGCTGGTGTTTGAATGAGGCATCCTTACTTAAAATTCCACGCTGGCTGCTAGCAAGCaaagattttttccttctgttcttcctAATCAACAGTATAACAGGAGCTTTTTCAGTTGTGTTGTCAATGTGGTCTAATAAGATAAATGGATGAAGATTTCCACAttcttttcccagctctgcctctttATAGAGGTTGGAACTTCTCATTGGCTGAATCCCAGATTGCTTTATCAAATGATTCTTGGGAGCTGAAGGCTTTGGTTGCACTTCATTCTTTTTGGATTTAGCTCTGAACAGAAATACTTCTCAGGCTAAATATTTTATGGCCCAGTTGGATAATCTCATTAGCAGTGTCTTGATGCACAAGTATTTCATTGCCTGCCTGGGCTATTTGCAAATGTCAAGATACTTATAAAGTATGATCTCGTGTCTCTGGGTAGATTTTTGGCAGCAAAGTGTGAATATGGAGCTTCTGGGTCCAAAGACCTTGCTTTTAGCTGGCCTTCTAACACATGTTGGCTCTTTGGATTTTTCCTGTTATGAAGCTAAAGGGAACTGAAGTTAACATGTGGCCTAGTGGTTTTGAGCATCAGTCGAGAGATAGTTATAGCAAGTTGATGTAATGATTTGGGAGATTGTGCTGTCGTTGTTAATTACATAACTTGACCTCTAAAGGCTGTTGTGTTTGCTCATGGGCATCAGAGCATCTTATTTGTATCTGAAATTGGCTATTACCCTCTCTTTTCTTGGCAGCATATGGCAATGAGTCACTACTTATTTGTAGTCTGCAGTTAGATCAATGCTTAAAGCTGTGGTGGAACTGGCATATAAATTCTGTAGAGATGGCCAACTGAAAAACCCCCATGTTCCTTCTGTTGTTGTGTTTCAGTAACTCAGATGACAACTTACTGAAGAATATAGAACTGTTTGACAAACTCTCACTCCGATTCAACGGCCGAGTGCTTTTCATTAAGGATGTTATAGGGGATGAAATCTGCTGCTGGTCTTTCTATGGGCAGGGTCGGAAACTTGCTGAAGTCTGTTGTACCTCTATAGTGTATGCTACAGAGAAGAAGCAAACCAAGGTAATGGAGTTTTCCCACCTGCCCCTTATGGTTTAAAGAAAATCAGGTTGATGATACATTACAGAAATGTGTAGATTTTGTATAACTAAAGCCAGATTGCTAGGGGCAAGCAATATCACTCAGTAGAAAAGCTTTGATACGCCCTCTCCTGCatgtttgctgtgtttcagccaTATAATCCTGCATATATCAGGAGAAGGATGTGCGTTCTTTTCTGTAGGTTGAGTTCCCCGAGGCAAGAATTTATGAGGAAACGCTAAATGTCTTACTGTATGAAACCCCACGCGTTCCAGACAACTCCCTGCTGGAAGCAACCAGCAGGAGCCGCAGCCAGGCGTCTCACAGTGAGGATGACGAGGGGTTTGAACTTCGTGACCGAGTGCGCCGAATCCACGTGAAGAGATACAGCACCTATGATGACCGTCAGCTTGGCCACTAGCGTGTCCTTTGAGGAGAAGGGGGTTGGTGTCAAGGCTCGTGTTGATATTCTTTGAGGGAGATCAGGAAGTAGGGAGGGATTGGTTGGATTCTGTGGATTCATCTTCATTTGGCTTCTTGGCTCCGTAGAGAAGCAAATGGGCATTTGTGCGCACAAAGCAACACTAAAAGCCAAAGGGCTTTCAGAGACAAAGATATTCATTTTGCACCATGTGCTTTAAATGCAGACTGGTCCCTTTTCATGCTACATGAGGAATGGAATTCAGGATGCTGATTCTGACAGTTTGTGGTTGCTGTTTGATGTCTAAAGACTTTACCAGGTTTCTTACTTCCTGGAGAAATCGTGCTCTTCCCGAATGAGGTGGTGGGatttgaaaagcttttcccaGATACCTGCCCTTTTTTAGGGCTTTGTATAACGGAACTTTTAAGTTTTTAAATCGAGATACTGAAGAGGGGGCAGAGAGAACCTGAACATGACTACTCTTAGTAAACACTGTCTGATAACCCCCAGAAGGAATGGTTAGCTACCCTGTAGTCAGGTGCACTGCACGTGTGATTctcccacctcctgccccagTACACTTTCAAAGGTTTGTGTTGCAACATAGCTTATCTCTAAAAGTCGTTAATTCTGAGGCAAGCTCTTCCAACGACCTAAGAGTCAAGTCATGAGAAAACCTCCCCTTGTGGAAAATCTGTAATGAGTTGTCTTGGGAGATGGAGGAAGTGGTTTGGGGAAGGAAGAAACCTTTTCAAGTAAGaaaacattaggaagaaattgtGGCAGGGTTGCCATTCTTGAGGCCTGTGATAGTGTAATCCTGTTCATATAAACAGTGGAAGTCTGGGAAGTAGTTTTACATTAGCTTCCTCCTGTGGCTCAGAAGTGCTATTTGATGTGAAATTTCTCAAGCAGCAGGGGAAAAATTGCAGTGACTGGGGAAGTACAGACTAAACAGGCTAGATGATGTTCACATAGGGAAGGGTGAATTGTTttgtgctctgaatcccttctcgAGCATAGAAGTTGAAGTGGAAAGAGAACAGTCATAAAGATCTTGTTCTATCATGAAACTGCAAGAGGCTTTGGGCACAGGAGAGGGGTAGCTTATATtgaattttaaactgaaataatcaCTTCTGAGTGCTTGGCTGGGTGCTTATTGTAAAGGGCCTTTCAGAAGGTTAGAGTCAAGGCAGCTCTGCATACTGGCTCTCTGGAAACAGTTTCAAGTTTAGTATGAAAGgttcttactgtatttttagaTGTTTGTGTGTATCTACATTGCAGTGTTACCACTGCTCTAAACAGTGATCACTTGATGGCTGCTCCCTGGCAGCTCTGCGTCTGTGGCAGCAGTGGATCATGCTCCACAACTGCTTTGCTGTTCCCATGTTGTACATGAACGCTTCAGATTCCATGATGGTTGGTCTGGAACTGTTTTGGCCAGTGCCAAATTTACGTAtaagttttaaagcaaattaatgCAAAACCCTAACAAGAAAATAATCCCAAATGAATACAGTAAGCCACAAGTAGAATTAAGATGGTAGATGGTTTGGTCATAATAGAAGCAGTGGAGGGAACATAAAAATGCTTTCCACTCATTTAGGCTTTTGAAACTGAAACTATTGAGGCTTGGTAAGAAAACACTAATGGCTGCAAACTGTCAGGATTTCACTGCCCAGCCAGGCCTCTACTTGTGTCAGGAATTCGCTTAATTCTCCCCACATTCAGGGGCCAGCATGGCCCCAGTGTTGCACCTGCCTTTTTGTGAAAGGCCTCTTTAAAACTCTAATAACCTCTTTAAtttttgtattgcttttgtAAGTTGTTTTGCAGCTGGTTTTTCTATTGTGTCActgaaaatacagctgctgAGATGAGTTGTGACAAAGATCttggtgaggttttttttcctttaattctgTTAGAGTGTAACGTGGAtagtttaattttttcccctccactgATACTATTTAAATTACGCTGTGGTGGGTGCTTCGaagctcccagcacagccttgTAGTGGTGGGGTCTTTATCTGCACTTAATAGCTTCCATTTGGTCTATTGTACTTTTTTCATCTTATAGCAGGTAAGTGCCATTTAAAATCCACATGTGACACTTCTGTGTCTTAGCAAATGATTTAGActattttttgttgttactaTCACAGTGAATGTTACTGGAGTGAGTGATGCTAGTAGCCTTgcaaaactgtgtttaaaaGGAGCCATCAACAGAAAAATGGtatctttgcctttcttttctgtgggtAGTACAGATACGGGAAGGAGCATATGAAAGAGAATTGAGTATCTGATGCACATGCTAGTCCAGAGAGTTTCATTCTGTGGTTGGATTCTGTGCTTCCAGGTTTCATTCATGAAACGGATTCAAATTGTGAATTATTACTCTCTAAGAAGCAGAGTAAAGcgtgtgttttggtttatttggggttttttccctgtctcCCATAGCCAACAAGTAGTATTAATTTCAGATTTGAATTTAGATTACATTAATCTTGGAAACAAGCTGTTTTGAGAACCATCTGGATGGTTAGAATCTTCTGAAAAGCGCAAAATAACTTCTTGGTATTTGTAGAATATCAGAACTGTAAGCAGTTAGGAATGTTCTTTAAATACGTATAGATTGTCTCTTCATTTCACCTTCTTCTCTCATCCCCATTCATTCTCCCTTCTGTACACCCAGTTAGTACTGACCACAAAGCATCTACTTTTAGATTAAGATATGACTAGAACTGGAATGATGTTAAACAGCGCTTGGCCAGTGTGGACAGAACGCTGTCAGTCTGTCAGCTTTAACCAGAGTAGAAATCTAATTGCATAAGCATCTATTCAAAAGATATTTCAAAACCATGGTCTTGATGTTCTTTGTCCTGATAAGATTTTCAGGATGTGGCAGAGAGATCCCAGTTAAATACCCGTGGCTGAGTTTGactggcagtgctgtggttcCCTCCACTGGTGGACAGACAGGAACAGGAGGACAGCAGGAAATCCTCTGCGGAGGTGTGCTATTCAGACGTGCACCAGGCTGAAATCTCAGTAAATGAAATGCAGATGTGGCTGCAGCTGTCACACAGTTCATGGGTTGAACACTTTTCTAGTACGGTGATAGAACACTGTTTTCTCTGGAGTCCTGCTCCAGTACAGGGTGTTAATTGAATGTCCCTTCTACCAAAATCATGGCATGAAGATTTTTACAGTCTCTGTGCTACCAGGTTCTGATAATTTCAAATACCTTAGTTTTGGTGTAACACATGCTGTGTATTCTAATCCTGATTGTCCTTTACTTAATTAAAGTCTATAAATTGTTTTGGAAAGAACATTCTAGAACATAATTGTACAACCTGGTATAATAGAGAAAAAGTGGCACTGAAAAGGATGGTGCAGTTTTGAAATGCAGCATTCACTCGTTTGTAGTAAGCTGTCCACCTCTGGAGAGGGCAGCCAGCTGTGCTTCCTAAGAGTCTTCTCTGCTGGCTATATATATCTCAAATTATGATCCCTATTAGGACAACAGAGTTCTAATTACAGGCATTTGTCTACAAGGTAAGAGAATTGTAATGGATTCCTCCATAGACCATCATTCTGGGTGTGTTTACTGATGTGTCTGTGAATTTGTAGTATCCTTTAGGAGGAAGAAATGcctttttgcttcatttgtAATGGATGAATTCTAACCACATCAACTTGCATTCGTTAGCTGCTGGAGCTCTTTCTGAAACCTTACTGTCCTTTTCACTGCCAAATGCAAGTGAACTTTTGCACAGTCAGATGTTAGATTGAGAGGAGGAATGGACGCCATTAACTGCCATCTGTACACCAGTACTGTAATGAGGGGTTGCATGTTTCTGTAATGGGGTCCTCACATACTGCAAAGCAGCCTCAGTCTTTCACAGGAGAAGGAGGCAGTGGTGCCTTGAGTGAGTGTGTGATGTTAAACAGCTTCTCAGTACCAGTGTTAATTAGGCAATAATGTCAGAAGAGAGAGCTCTGCAGGGGAGCAGCCTCCAACTGCTCCGTAAATGCCGAGACAAAGATAAGTGTTTAACCTTCACCTTGACATTTAGATTTCGGAGCAGGAGACATTTATCCTATGG
The Lathamus discolor isolate bLatDis1 chromosome 14, bLatDis1.hap1, whole genome shotgun sequence genome window above contains:
- the TNFAIP1 gene encoding BTB/POZ domain-containing adapter for CUL3-mediated RhoA degradation protein 2; this encodes MSGDTCLTTTLCPAAGPKPKTCSFKGGSLGNKYVRLNVGGSLYYTTVQVLTRHDTMLKAMFSGRMEVLTDKEGWILIDRCGKHFGTILNYLRDDTIALPKHRQEIKELMAEAKYYLIQGLVDMCQAALQDKKDLYEPVCSIPIITSPKEEERLIESSMKPVVKLLYNRSNNKYSYTSNSDDNLLKNIELFDKLSLRFNGRVLFIKDVIGDEICCWSFYGQGRKLAEVCCTSIVYATEKKQTKVEFPEARIYEETLNVLLYETPRVPDNSLLEATSRSRSQASHSEDDEGFELRDRVRRIHVKRYSTYDDRQLGH